In one window of Leptospira sp. WS92.C1 DNA:
- a CDS encoding NrsF family protein, translating into MTSKEQTTEALIQKIAVEPPSKESYGGWWILLFPILTVCGILGILSLYPRTASRIHLPTLFPDFLWIVLVGFSSFWFLYQLRFPEESFSKTSRLPIFLGLLWIFYSGCSYVWDLILDREIGTHFGLCSMILFLSSLLLAGSGIYAFRKGRPGNLALGAGVLTVFSLALANFCLKFVCRDQSSYHILFSHGLPSFVLFFMGILLFKKIIKW; encoded by the coding sequence ATGACAAGCAAAGAACAGACAACCGAAGCCTTGATTCAAAAAATCGCCGTCGAGCCTCCTTCTAAAGAAAGTTATGGGGGATGGTGGATCCTGTTGTTTCCAATCCTTACGGTATGCGGAATCTTAGGAATTCTTTCCTTATATCCTAGGACCGCTTCTCGTATTCATCTTCCGACTCTCTTTCCGGATTTTCTTTGGATCGTTCTAGTCGGATTCAGTTCGTTTTGGTTTTTATACCAACTGCGATTTCCGGAGGAATCTTTTTCCAAAACATCCCGTCTTCCCATTTTTTTGGGCCTACTCTGGATCTTCTACTCTGGATGTTCGTATGTCTGGGACCTCATACTAGATCGAGAGATTGGCACTCATTTCGGACTTTGTTCGATGATCCTATTTCTTTCGAGCCTTCTTCTTGCCGGAAGCGGAATTTACGCCTTTCGCAAAGGAAGACCCGGTAATTTAGCATTAGGGGCGGGAGTTCTTACCGTTTTTAGTTTGGCGTTAGCCAATTTTTGTCTTAAATTTGTATGCAGAGACCAGTCCTCGTATCACATTCTATTCTCTCACGGTCTACCAAGTTTTGTTTTGTTTTTTATGGGAATTCTATTATTTAAGAAAATCATAAAGTGGTAA
- a CDS encoding sigma-70 family RNA polymerase sigma factor: MSAKKEIWEECLIFIRQAREGNAYAYEKFLRLVTGVLRSYLISRINNEEDREDLIQEILIGLHKARDSYRPDRHPAPWVFAIARYKTIDYLRKKKIGDRYFTTENLELFASPEPVEEEEPEKAREILGQWLLVLDERQKQILTHLKLDGMSVREVSEKTGLSESNIKVITHRAVQKIRKHFSLDL, from the coding sequence ATGTCAGCTAAAAAAGAAATCTGGGAAGAATGTTTGATCTTCATTCGTCAAGCAAGAGAAGGGAATGCCTATGCGTATGAAAAATTTCTCAGACTTGTGACCGGAGTTCTCCGTTCTTATTTAATTTCTCGGATCAACAACGAAGAGGACAGAGAAGATTTGATTCAAGAAATTCTAATCGGGCTTCACAAGGCCAGGGACTCCTATCGCCCGGATCGGCATCCTGCTCCTTGGGTTTTCGCGATCGCCCGTTACAAAACCATCGATTATCTACGCAAAAAAAAAATCGGGGACCGGTATTTTACCACGGAAAACCTCGAACTTTTTGCTTCTCCGGAACCGGTCGAAGAAGAAGAGCCGGAAAAGGCCCGTGAAATTCTCGGTCAATGGCTTTTGGTTTTGGATGAAAGACAAAAGCAGATTCTCACTCATTTGAAATTGGATGGGATGAGTGTTCGAGAGGTTTCCGAAAAAACGGGTCTTTCGGAATCAAATATCAAGGTCATCACACACAGAGCGGTTCAAAAGATTCGAAAGCATTTTTCTCTGGATCTCTGA
- the leuC gene encoding 3-isopropylmalate dehydratase large subunit, producing the protein MKTMFEKIWEDHLVGELDGGSYIVYIDRHLIHEVTSPQAFEGIKLAGRKVRRPEATFATMDHNVSTRTRDMSLADPISAIQMQTLKKNCDENGIRLYDFQNPDQGIIHVIAPEMGLTHPGMTIVCGDSHTSTHGAFGALAFGIGTSEVEHVLATQTLVQKRAKTMEIRVDGKLSDKVTAKDIILAIIGKIGTAGATGYVIEYRGSAIQALSMEARMTICNMSIEAGARAGLIAPDETTFHYIQGKDFAPKGAEWDLAVKKWKHYVTDEGAKFDTTVILQADEIAPMVTWGTSPSQVISVKGVVPDPKDATDAVDKIGIESALKYMDLKPGQKIEDVTINKVFIGSCTNSRIEDLRAAAATIQGKTVSSKVQAIVVPGSGRVKRQAEQEGLDKIFTAAGFEWRNPGCSMCLAMNDDVLQPGDRCASTSNRNFEGRQGKGGRTHLVGPEMAAAAAIEGHFVDIRNWK; encoded by the coding sequence ATGAAGACAATGTTTGAAAAAATCTGGGAAGATCATCTAGTCGGGGAACTGGATGGAGGATCGTATATCGTTTATATCGACCGTCATCTCATTCATGAAGTTACAAGCCCCCAGGCTTTTGAAGGAATCAAACTCGCAGGCAGAAAGGTTCGTCGTCCGGAAGCCACCTTTGCTACGATGGATCATAACGTCTCCACAAGAACCAGAGATATGAGTCTCGCGGATCCTATTTCCGCGATTCAGATGCAGACTCTCAAAAAGAACTGCGATGAAAACGGAATTCGTCTTTATGATTTTCAAAATCCGGATCAAGGAATCATCCACGTCATCGCTCCGGAAATGGGTCTGACTCATCCCGGAATGACGATCGTATGCGGAGATTCTCATACTTCCACTCACGGCGCTTTCGGAGCCCTGGCTTTCGGAATCGGAACGAGCGAAGTGGAACACGTTCTTGCGACACAGACCCTCGTTCAAAAAAGAGCGAAAACTATGGAGATTCGAGTAGACGGAAAACTCTCCGATAAGGTCACCGCAAAAGACATCATTCTCGCGATCATAGGCAAGATCGGAACCGCCGGAGCCACAGGTTATGTAATCGAATACCGTGGTTCTGCGATTCAGGCTCTGAGTATGGAAGCTCGGATGACGATCTGCAATATGTCGATCGAAGCGGGTGCTCGAGCAGGACTCATCGCCCCCGATGAAACTACATTCCATTATATCCAAGGAAAAGACTTTGCTCCTAAGGGAGCAGAATGGGATCTCGCCGTAAAAAAATGGAAACACTATGTGACCGATGAAGGCGCGAAGTTTGATACGACCGTGATTCTTCAGGCGGATGAAATCGCTCCGATGGTTACTTGGGGAACGTCCCCGAGCCAAGTGATTTCAGTAAAAGGTGTGGTCCCGGATCCAAAGGACGCTACAGATGCTGTGGATAAGATCGGAATCGAATCCGCTCTAAAATACATGGATCTGAAACCGGGGCAGAAGATCGAAGACGTTACCATCAATAAGGTCTTTATCGGATCTTGCACCAATTCCAGGATCGAAGACTTGAGAGCCGCAGCGGCAACCATCCAAGGAAAAACCGTTTCTTCGAAAGTGCAGGCCATCGTGGTTCCGGGATCGGGAAGAGTGAAACGTCAGGCGGAACAGGAAGGTCTGGATAAGATCTTTACGGCGGCTGGTTTCGAATGGAGAAATCCGGGTTGTTCCATGTGTCTCGCGATGAACGACGACGTTCTTCAACCAGGAGATCGTTGCGCATCTACATCCAATCGCAATTTTGAAGGCCGTCAAGGAAAGGGCGGACGCACCCATCTCGTCGGTCCTGAAATGGCCGCAGCCGCAGCGATCGAAGGTCACTTCGTAGACATACGGAACTGGAAATAA
- a CDS encoding PLP-dependent cysteine synthase family protein — translation MFDEISRSIDEFGNSFLGALNNIQKSFGRELSVAKPVKETILQMIGNTPLIRLNQIGSHIPNVEIYLKAEFCNPTGSVKDRTALSMILSSERRGELKPGGQIIQPGYNSTALSLAWISTIRQYKFRCLVAGDTDPQKIKDLQTFGAYVEVVTEAKGNWDDALLKKARELKEKEKNTVILNEYKDMANTNAHYLFTGPEIWRDLAGNVDAFVAGGGSGGTLSGAGRFLKSKKSSIRVIMGVSQKSRFIRKMVQNEASIHLPESFDPKIVDEYVGVDREQALVYQSELYQKEGIFAGQTTGTTLASAIRFAESLPTRDDQKTQVYRIVVLSPDRF, via the coding sequence ATGTTTGATGAAATATCCCGTTCGATTGATGAGTTTGGAAACAGTTTCCTCGGAGCTCTGAATAACATTCAGAAATCGTTTGGACGGGAGCTCAGTGTAGCAAAACCCGTAAAAGAAACGATTTTGCAGATGATCGGTAATACTCCTCTCATTCGTTTGAATCAAATCGGTTCCCATATTCCTAATGTGGAAATCTATCTCAAAGCGGAATTCTGCAATCCTACCGGTTCCGTAAAAGACAGAACCGCTCTTTCTATGATCCTTTCCTCGGAACGAAGGGGAGAATTGAAACCCGGAGGACAGATCATCCAGCCCGGTTACAATTCGACTGCCTTGAGTCTCGCATGGATCAGCACAATCCGCCAGTATAAGTTTCGCTGTTTGGTAGCGGGAGATACGGATCCGCAGAAAATCAAGGATCTTCAAACCTTTGGAGCTTACGTCGAGGTCGTTACGGAAGCGAAGGGAAACTGGGACGATGCTCTTTTAAAAAAGGCAAGAGAACTCAAAGAGAAAGAAAAGAATACCGTAATTCTCAACGAGTATAAGGACATGGCGAACACAAACGCACATTACTTGTTTACCGGTCCCGAAATCTGGAGAGACCTTGCAGGAAACGTAGATGCGTTTGTTGCGGGTGGAGGTTCGGGCGGAACTCTTTCCGGAGCCGGACGTTTTTTAAAATCCAAGAAGTCTTCCATTCGAGTGATCATGGGAGTCAGTCAGAAATCCAGATTTATTCGAAAGATGGTTCAAAATGAAGCTTCGATTCATTTACCGGAGTCCTTTGATCCGAAGATCGTGGACGAATATGTGGGAGTCGATCGGGAACAGGCTTTAGTCTATCAATCTGAACTCTATCAGAAAGAAGGAATTTTTGCCGGACAAACGACGGGAACCACTCTTGCGAGTGCGATCCGATTTGCGGAAAGCCTCCCTACCAGAGACGATCAAAAAACTCAAGTCTACAGAATCGTAGTACTTTCGCCGGACCGGTTTTGA
- a CDS encoding DUF6597 domain-containing transcriptional factor yields the protein MEYSEISPPGPLKNDVKCIWVLEGQVDWEISELEVEKVLPDGCSELIFHTGDLFQRSTSGSEFEIQPRSFYYGQLKRFLLLKPTGKIDIIAVRFFPWGFRSIFPIPSGEFTELCTSIDLIWNQMGKELEEKIQIAKTKEERVEIIFNFLISNLIRNKRKNPNAMAIVKGIVQTEGLHSVRSIRDRFEIEERTLERYFHEFVGLTPKHFMKITRLQHFLKVAEGKKILNFSQLAQECRFFDQSHLIREFKNFVGVTPKEYFEKDRHFTEFFIG from the coding sequence ATGGAATACAGTGAAATTTCTCCACCGGGTCCTTTAAAGAACGATGTAAAATGCATTTGGGTGCTCGAAGGTCAAGTTGATTGGGAAATATCGGAACTAGAGGTAGAAAAGGTTTTACCTGACGGATGTTCGGAATTAATTTTTCACACAGGGGATTTATTTCAACGAAGCACATCTGGCTCTGAGTTTGAAATACAACCAAGATCTTTTTACTATGGTCAATTGAAACGTTTTTTACTTTTAAAACCAACGGGAAAGATTGATATCATAGCCGTTCGTTTTTTTCCTTGGGGTTTTCGTTCTATATTTCCCATTCCTTCCGGCGAATTTACCGAGCTTTGTACTTCCATAGATTTAATTTGGAATCAAATGGGGAAAGAATTAGAAGAGAAAATTCAAATTGCAAAAACAAAAGAAGAACGAGTTGAAATTATATTTAATTTTTTAATTTCTAATTTAATTCGAAATAAAAGAAAAAATCCAAATGCAATGGCGATTGTTAAAGGTATTGTACAAACCGAGGGTTTACACTCTGTCCGTTCCATCCGGGATCGATTTGAAATTGAAGAAAGAACATTAGAACGATACTTTCATGAATTCGTTGGGCTTACGCCGAAACATTTTATGAAAATCACTCGACTTCAACATTTTTTAAAAGTCGCTGAGGGTAAAAAAATCTTAAATTTTTCACAGCTTGCGCAAGAATGCCGATTTTTCGATCAATCGCATTTGATCCGAGAATTTAAAAACTTTGTGGGGGTCACTCCGAAAGAATATTTTGAAAAAGATCGGCATTTTACAGAATTTTTTATAGGTTAA
- a CDS encoding GNAT family N-acetyltransferase: MPFQSCSDIRVEFLDSISPISSEEWNAICDPKSPFLEYDFLHSLELSCCIGSSTSWIQKYCVLYIDGKFSAAIPLFLKYDSYGEYIFDFQWAQFFAQSGLNYYPKGLVAIPFTPATGKRILHSKNLSLKEVCSYLIPELLRFSEEEGLSGVHFLFLEKEESEVLQEYGFATRLSHQYHWKNQGFQNFDEYLGAMKSKKRMQIKREREIVREYGLDIRVIEGDRIQRSDITALWNFYSDTHSRKWGSAYLNRKFFDSLFETFRNRLVLVLAFREGKPIAGTFNLRKGNFLYGRYWGCIEYLPHLHFECCFYQLIDYAIREKIVLFEAGAQGEHKFLRGFPAVPTFSSHRIFHPGARNAIERFLEEERLHMHEMIQKTNEHSPLKEIQMEPFLSEPTVCDEGSLEL, encoded by the coding sequence ATGCCATTTCAGTCATGCAGCGATATTCGAGTAGAATTTTTAGATTCTATCTCTCCGATTTCGAGCGAAGAATGGAACGCGATCTGTGATCCCAAAAGTCCGTTTTTAGAATATGACTTTTTACATTCTCTCGAACTTTCGTGTTGTATCGGGAGTTCAACTTCCTGGATTCAGAAATACTGTGTTTTATATATCGATGGAAAATTTTCAGCAGCCATCCCCTTATTTCTGAAGTATGATTCTTATGGGGAATATATCTTTGATTTTCAGTGGGCTCAATTTTTCGCTCAATCGGGTTTGAATTATTATCCAAAGGGATTGGTCGCGATTCCGTTTACTCCCGCAACCGGAAAGCGGATTCTTCATTCTAAAAATCTCAGTCTGAAAGAAGTCTGTTCGTATCTGATCCCCGAGCTTCTCCGATTTTCGGAGGAAGAAGGGCTATCCGGAGTTCACTTTTTATTTTTAGAAAAGGAGGAATCCGAGGTTTTACAAGAATACGGATTTGCAACAAGACTTTCTCACCAGTATCATTGGAAGAACCAAGGCTTTCAAAATTTTGACGAGTATCTGGGCGCTATGAAATCGAAGAAGAGGATGCAGATCAAACGAGAACGGGAAATCGTTCGGGAGTACGGTCTGGACATTCGTGTGATCGAAGGGGATCGGATCCAAAGATCGGATATCACTGCACTTTGGAATTTTTATTCGGACACACATTCCAGAAAATGGGGCTCCGCATATTTAAACCGAAAGTTTTTTGATTCTCTGTTCGAAACGTTTCGAAATCGTCTGGTTCTCGTGCTTGCATTTCGAGAAGGAAAACCGATTGCGGGAACTTTCAATCTGCGAAAGGGGAATTTTCTCTACGGGAGATATTGGGGTTGTATCGAATACCTTCCTCATCTTCATTTTGAATGTTGTTTTTATCAACTGATCGACTATGCGATTCGAGAAAAGATCGTCTTGTTCGAGGCGGGAGCTCAAGGAGAGCATAAATTTTTGAGAGGATTTCCGGCAGTGCCCACTTTCAGTTCGCATCGTATTTTTCATCCGGGGGCCAGAAATGCGATTGAACGTTTCTTGGAAGAAGAAAGACTGCACATGCACGAAATGATTCAAAAGACTAACGAACATTCCCCTCTCAAAGAGATTCAAATGGAACCATTTTTATCGGAGCCGACGGTATGCGACGAAGGGAGCTTGGAATTATGA
- the leuD gene encoding 3-isopropylmalate dehydratase small subunit — MKPFTTLNGIAALLDRPNVDTDQIIPKQFLRKIERTGFGIHLFHDWRYLDDAGTKPNPEFSLNQERYKGAIVLLTRDNFGCGSSREHAPWALEDYGFRCIIAPSYADIFFNNCFKNGMLPVVLKSEEVEELFQSVSANVGAQIQIDLEKQTVTGPSGKGYGFEVDSFRKYCLYNGLDDIGLTLKQESKIGEFEKKQKEVEPWLYAI, encoded by the coding sequence ATGAAACCATTTACAACATTAAACGGAATCGCAGCGCTTTTGGATCGACCAAATGTGGATACGGATCAGATCATTCCGAAACAATTTTTAAGAAAAATCGAAAGAACCGGATTCGGAATCCACCTGTTTCACGACTGGAGATATCTGGACGACGCGGGAACCAAACCGAACCCTGAATTTTCTCTTAACCAAGAAAGATACAAAGGCGCTATCGTTCTTTTGACAAGAGATAACTTTGGCTGCGGATCTTCCAGAGAACACGCGCCTTGGGCTTTGGAAGACTATGGATTTCGTTGTATCATCGCTCCCTCTTATGCGGATATCTTTTTCAACAATTGTTTTAAGAACGGGATGCTTCCCGTGGTTTTAAAATCCGAAGAAGTGGAAGAATTGTTTCAATCTGTTTCCGCTAACGTGGGAGCTCAAATTCAAATCGATCTGGAAAAACAAACCGTGACCGGACCGTCCGGGAAAGGTTACGGTTTCGAGGTGGATTCGTTTCGGAAATACTGTCTTTACAACGGACTGGACGATATCGGTCTCACTCTCAAACAGGAATCTAAAATCGGAGAGTTTGAAAAAAAGCAGAAAGAAGTTGAACCTTGGTTGTACGCTATATAA
- a CDS encoding VOC family protein: MSKIKTYAKILWIGLVFMIIAQCKESNMSGAKGETNHAISWFELPAKDFSRAVKFYKTILKAEIAEVDMGEIRMGMLPRNPGSVSGAIVKGGDYTPSGQGTLVYLNGGKDLSEILARVEGAGGKIIVTKTQISPEFGFFALLIDTEGNRVGLHSMQ, translated from the coding sequence ATGTCTAAGATAAAAACGTATGCGAAAATTTTATGGATCGGGCTTGTATTCATGATTATCGCTCAATGTAAAGAATCAAATATGTCCGGTGCAAAAGGCGAAACGAATCATGCAATCAGTTGGTTTGAATTACCCGCAAAGGATTTTTCACGCGCCGTTAAATTTTATAAAACTATATTGAAAGCCGAGATTGCCGAAGTGGATATGGGAGAGATTCGGATGGGTATGCTTCCTAGAAATCCGGGAAGTGTTTCCGGTGCAATTGTCAAAGGTGGCGATTATACTCCGAGTGGACAAGGTACTTTGGTATATTTGAATGGCGGAAAAGATTTATCCGAAATTCTCGCTAGAGTAGAAGGAGCGGGAGGGAAAATTATTGTGACCAAAACGCAGATTTCTCCTGAGTTTGGATTTTTTGCTCTTTTGATCGACACCGAAGGAAACCGAGTCGGCCTGCATTCAATGCAATAA
- the clpS gene encoding ATP-dependent Clp protease adapter ClpS, translated as MNEIFRFDTEEQTLTKEKVKLKRPSKYRVIILNDDFTPMEFVVWILQVVFHRSSAESQQIMLKAHITGKALCGVYSHDVARTKVIQVQQLAEQHGYPLHCTMEVEEGEEES; from the coding sequence ATGAACGAAATCTTTCGTTTTGATACGGAAGAGCAGACCTTGACCAAGGAAAAGGTCAAACTCAAACGCCCTTCCAAATACAGAGTGATCATCCTTAACGACGATTTTACTCCAATGGAATTCGTAGTTTGGATTTTACAAGTTGTCTTTCATAGAAGTTCGGCCGAGAGCCAACAGATTATGCTCAAGGCTCATATCACAGGAAAAGCGTTATGCGGTGTTTACTCGCACGACGTGGCAAGAACCAAAGTCATACAAGTCCAACAATTGGCCGAACAACACGGTTACCCGCTTCACTGTACAATGGAAGTGGAGGAAGGAGAAGAAGAATCATGA
- a CDS encoding AAA domain-containing protein, translated as MKEQKFSGSVEELEAVRSELEREKKEEDNLFSKDWLSRPIQDRIKLGITLYPLVYEEQSIGRDGNWILTFRFPDQEEYPVKFQSGSPIQIGKNEDRVRAILVSLHKERIRIAIEEVPEWSEEGKCFLDLLPDETSYKEMFHALQTVADAKKGTRLYTNRELLLGYGKPDPIHLRDGDKNRILGRIDDKLNSSQKNAVLHAVLSEDVTILHGPPGTGKTTTLTEIVHQLVAEEKKVLVSAPTHTACDLLVESISAKGIPVLRLGHPARIGEAVLHSTLDYKLFHHPDGKLLAEYRRDVVEISQQAKKYKRNFGEKEREERKSLFQEVKELKKTIRLLETGLIDSLVSSHPVIVSTPVASARSVLNGRIFDFCVLDECSQALEPASWIPILKSDRVILAGDHKQLPPTLFSEQNSLETTLFEKAAERLKDFERIFLLDTQYRMKDEIVAFPSSEFYDLKLKNGRPESERGSNFPDEFPFRNAFQWIDTAGTDTEEIQIDESLTNPFEADLQIQLCLILKENGFAEEEITILSPYRAQVRLLGERLRAAGLHSIAVSTIDSFQGRENRCILLGFVRSNFEGKSGFLKESRRINVGMTRARDLLLCIGDSSTLSEDPFLSKLIRFAEGREVFRTAWEFI; from the coding sequence TTGAAGGAACAGAAATTTTCCGGCTCGGTGGAAGAGCTGGAAGCGGTTCGTTCGGAACTGGAACGGGAAAAAAAAGAAGAGGACAATCTATTTTCAAAGGACTGGTTGTCACGTCCTATCCAAGACCGGATCAAACTGGGAATTACGTTATACCCTCTTGTCTACGAAGAACAATCCATAGGTAGGGACGGAAATTGGATTCTTACCTTTCGTTTTCCGGATCAGGAAGAATATCCGGTTAAGTTTCAATCCGGCTCTCCGATTCAGATCGGGAAGAATGAGGATCGTGTCCGTGCGATTCTTGTATCCCTTCATAAGGAAAGAATTCGGATTGCGATCGAAGAGGTTCCGGAATGGTCCGAAGAAGGAAAGTGTTTTCTCGATCTTCTTCCGGACGAAACATCTTATAAGGAAATGTTTCACGCGCTGCAAACGGTAGCGGATGCAAAAAAAGGAACCAGACTTTATACCAACAGAGAACTGCTTCTCGGATACGGAAAACCGGATCCCATCCATCTCAGAGACGGGGATAAAAATAGAATCTTGGGAAGAATCGACGACAAACTCAATTCTTCTCAAAAAAACGCGGTTCTGCATGCGGTACTTTCAGAAGACGTTACGATCCTTCACGGACCGCCCGGAACCGGTAAAACAACCACGTTAACCGAAATTGTACATCAACTCGTCGCGGAAGAAAAAAAAGTTTTAGTATCCGCCCCCACTCATACTGCTTGCGACTTGTTAGTCGAATCTATATCCGCCAAAGGAATCCCCGTTTTGAGGCTCGGACATCCCGCAAGAATCGGAGAAGCGGTTCTTCATTCTACTTTGGATTATAAACTGTTTCATCATCCTGATGGAAAACTTTTAGCGGAATATCGAAGGGACGTTGTTGAAATTTCGCAGCAGGCGAAAAAATACAAACGAAACTTCGGTGAGAAGGAGAGAGAGGAACGTAAATCTCTGTTTCAAGAAGTCAAAGAACTGAAAAAAACGATCCGATTGTTGGAAACCGGTTTGATAGACAGTCTCGTTTCTTCTCATCCTGTAATTGTCTCTACTCCGGTGGCTTCGGCACGTTCCGTATTGAATGGAAGAATCTTCGACTTCTGCGTGTTAGACGAATGTTCGCAGGCTCTCGAACCCGCGTCTTGGATTCCGATCTTAAAATCGGATCGGGTGATTCTGGCGGGAGATCACAAACAATTGCCGCCGACCTTATTTTCCGAACAAAATTCTCTCGAAACAACCTTGTTTGAAAAAGCCGCAGAGCGGTTGAAAGATTTTGAAAGAATCTTTTTACTCGATACACAATACAGAATGAAAGACGAGATCGTCGCATTTCCATCTTCGGAATTTTACGATCTAAAATTGAAAAACGGAAGACCCGAATCGGAACGGGGATCGAACTTTCCGGATGAATTTCCGTTTCGAAACGCGTTTCAATGGATCGATACCGCAGGAACCGATACCGAAGAAATTCAAATTGATGAAAGTCTTACCAATCCCTTTGAAGCCGATTTACAAATTCAGCTTTGTTTGATCTTAAAAGAAAACGGTTTTGCGGAAGAAGAGATCACCATTCTTTCCCCGTATCGTGCGCAGGTTCGACTTTTGGGTGAAAGGTTAAGAGCCGCTGGTTTGCATTCGATCGCTGTCTCTACGATCGATTCGTTTCAAGGAAGAGAGAATCGTTGTATTCTTCTTGGATTTGTCCGTTCCAATTTCGAAGGTAAATCCGGATTTTTAAAAGAATCCAGAAGGATCAATGTGGGAATGACCCGTGCACGAGATTTACTTCTTTGTATCGGAGATAGTTCCACACTTTCGGAGGATCCATTCTTATCTAAGCTCATTCGATTTGCGGAAGGTCGGGAAGTGTTTCGAACCGCTTGGGAATTTATTTAA
- a CDS encoding FHA domain-containing protein → MGYAVLLTLVFISFPVFAQKSPFLMEDIDASSFPIIQLSIRDKKQFPLEKENFLIRESRGQESRTVLRPKITRKEGSRPVHTVFLVQSGTTLEENNFNTRFLQKIVQASGDEDHFSFIFFSDDLLVVEKDLDRQAALLKARVPGSLSNRNTGVNLDLVFQKINTVLTRESYLTLLVSDSEYKLPPALRQGLSTSGLPIQVIGKRNFSNFELVRIYGGEFYAIDSQESTSRFLSDFEYFHRYPAEIRYDSPFQNDFWKGEGDFLRGDWESSRGGKFTFTYKPGTLKQLRFVFLSPEIFLPTIGFLLILTLIGLLLLFRREKEIDEPVVDRKSGEAERRFQARGEEREVYQRMYGDQFHSSPYTNPEGVHSARSLPVSESEFETSEAYDLATLIQKEGRSPGKQVPIRKAETVLGTGEFSDIQVADPGVNPTHARIRKIKNRFVLYDLISDAGTYLNGKKVLRPRVLYDFDEISLGKTVFVFRAR, encoded by the coding sequence ATGGGTTACGCGGTCCTTCTAACACTGGTTTTCATTTCGTTTCCGGTTTTTGCTCAAAAATCTCCGTTTTTGATGGAGGACATAGATGCGTCTTCCTTTCCTATCATTCAGCTTTCGATTCGGGATAAAAAACAATTCCCTCTGGAAAAAGAAAATTTTCTGATCCGGGAATCCCGGGGACAAGAAAGCCGCACCGTACTCAGACCCAAGATTACGAGAAAGGAAGGGAGTCGTCCGGTTCATACGGTTTTTCTAGTTCAGTCCGGAACGACTCTGGAAGAAAATAATTTCAATACTCGATTTTTACAAAAAATTGTACAGGCCTCCGGTGACGAAGATCATTTCAGTTTTATATTTTTCTCGGACGATCTGTTGGTCGTGGAAAAAGATTTGGATCGGCAGGCAGCGCTTTTAAAAGCCAGGGTTCCCGGTTCTTTGAGCAATCGGAATACGGGAGTGAACTTAGATCTTGTATTTCAGAAAATCAACACGGTTCTTACGAGGGAATCGTATCTTACTTTGCTCGTTTCCGATTCCGAATACAAACTTCCTCCTGCTCTGAGACAGGGATTGTCGACATCCGGTCTTCCGATTCAAGTCATCGGCAAACGTAATTTTTCCAATTTTGAGTTGGTCCGTATTTATGGCGGAGAATTTTACGCGATCGATTCTCAAGAATCCACGTCTCGGTTTTTAAGCGATTTCGAATACTTTCATAGATACCCGGCGGAAATTCGGTATGATTCCCCGTTTCAAAACGACTTTTGGAAAGGAGAAGGCGATTTCCTCAGAGGGGATTGGGAATCTTCCCGAGGTGGAAAGTTTACGTTTACGTATAAGCCGGGAACTTTGAAACAACTCCGATTCGTTTTTTTGAGCCCCGAGATCTTTCTTCCCACGATCGGATTTTTGCTGATTCTTACCTTGATCGGACTTTTGCTTTTGTTTCGCAGAGAGAAAGAAATTGACGAACCGGTTGTTGATCGCAAATCGGGAGAAGCGGAACGAAGGTTTCAAGCGAGAGGGGAAGAGAGAGAAGTCTATCAAAGAATGTATGGGGATCAGTTTCATTCTTCTCCTTATACGAATCCCGAAGGAGTTCACAGCGCGCGTTCTCTTCCAGTGAGCGAGTCCGAGTTCGAGACCTCCGAAGCGTATGATCTTGCGACTCTGATTCAAAAAGAAGGCAGATCGCCGGGAAAACAAGTGCCGATCCGGAAAGCCGAAACCGTTCTGGGAACCGGAGAATTTTCGGATATCCAGGTCGCCGATCCCGGAGTCAATCCTACACACGCTCGAATTCGCAAGATCAAAAACCGTTTTGTCCTGTATGATCTTATCTCCGATGCCGGAACCTATCTCAACGGTAAAAAGGTTCTTCGTCCCAGAGTTCTTTACGATTTCGACGAGATCAGTCTGGGTAAAACCGTATTCGTTTTTCGTGCGAGATAG